The following coding sequences lie in one Hydrogenophaga sp. PBL-H3 genomic window:
- a CDS encoding TetR/AcrR family transcriptional regulator — translation MSSAVEKSPSEAPQKRSFRQQMHLAREDAIVSAVNRLLAEKGFEAMTVDEVAAEVGIAKASLYKHFPSKEDLAAAAMVRVMDRARAFLDSLEGRPDSRPIEQLRAVARWTMEVQLAGEMPSLPSANSSLRASLTNNKAYVDGLMDVSERLGGWITQAQADGSLNNTLPPIAVLYTLFARACDPVLGFLKGSGQYSVDEIIEMVLSTCFDGLKSR, via the coding sequence ATGAGCAGCGCAGTCGAAAAATCACCCTCCGAAGCTCCCCAGAAACGCAGTTTTCGCCAGCAGATGCACCTCGCCCGCGAAGACGCCATCGTCTCGGCGGTGAACCGCTTGCTCGCCGAAAAAGGCTTCGAGGCCATGACGGTGGACGAGGTGGCCGCCGAAGTGGGCATTGCCAAGGCCAGCCTCTACAAACACTTTCCCAGCAAGGAAGACCTGGCCGCTGCGGCCATGGTGCGTGTGATGGACCGTGCGCGCGCATTTCTCGATAGCCTGGAAGGCCGCCCGGACAGCCGGCCGATCGAGCAGCTCAGGGCGGTGGCGCGATGGACCATGGAGGTGCAGCTCGCGGGCGAGATGCCTTCGTTGCCCAGCGCCAACTCCAGCCTGCGCGCTTCCCTGACAAACAACAAGGCCTATGTCGACGGCCTCATGGACGTGAGCGAGCGCCTGGGCGGCTGGATCACGCAGGCCCAGGCCGATGGCAGCCTCAACAACACCTTGCCCCCGATCGCGGTGCTCTACACCCTGTTCGCACGGGCCTGCGATCCGGTGCTGGGCTTCCTCAAGGGCTCGGGGCAATACAGCGTTGACGAGATCATC
- a CDS encoding DMT family transporter, whose amino-acid sequence MSLTTVRKTHLDSLAITLLVVCCAFWGFQQILIKGTVAEVPPLWQASLRFWGAALLIWLWCAARGVPLFKRDGTLKAGLLAGSLFAGEFAFIYLGLMHTTASRLTVFLYTSPFVVALLLPRVVPGEKLRRIQWVGLVIAFAAVALAFGEGFMHGSPVAGQWLGDGMALAAGALWGLTTLTIRATTLSTASAEKTLFYQVAVTAVVAPFVSLALGETWSLDYSAHAWGSLAIQTGVGAFASYLTWMWMLRHYPATQMSTFTFLTPVFALVFGVVLLNEPLTLQLVLALVGVAIGIVLVSKR is encoded by the coding sequence ATGAGCCTCACCACCGTTCGCAAAACCCACCTCGACTCCCTTGCCATCACCTTGCTCGTGGTGTGCTGCGCCTTCTGGGGCTTTCAGCAGATCCTGATCAAGGGCACGGTGGCCGAAGTGCCGCCGTTGTGGCAAGCCTCGCTGCGCTTCTGGGGCGCAGCCCTGCTGATCTGGCTGTGGTGCGCAGCGCGTGGTGTGCCGCTCTTCAAGCGCGACGGCACGCTCAAGGCCGGGCTGCTCGCGGGTTCGCTGTTTGCCGGCGAATTCGCCTTCATTTACCTCGGGCTGATGCACACCACGGCCTCACGCCTCACGGTGTTCCTCTACACCAGCCCGTTTGTGGTGGCGCTGCTGCTGCCGCGCGTGGTGCCCGGTGAAAAGCTGCGGCGCATCCAGTGGGTGGGCCTGGTGATCGCGTTCGCCGCTGTGGCCCTGGCCTTCGGCGAAGGCTTCATGCACGGCTCGCCGGTGGCCGGCCAGTGGCTGGGCGACGGCATGGCGCTGGCCGCCGGCGCGCTCTGGGGCCTGACCACGCTGACCATCCGCGCCACCACACTGTCCACCGCCAGCGCGGAAAAGACGCTGTTCTACCAAGTGGCCGTCACCGCCGTGGTGGCGCCCTTCGTCTCGCTTGCACTGGGCGAGACGTGGTCGCTCGATTACTCGGCGCACGCCTGGGGCTCGCTGGCCATCCAGACCGGGGTGGGCGCGTTCGCGAGCTACCTCACATGGATGTGGATGCTGCGCCATTACCCGGCCACGCAGATGTCCACCTTCACCTTCCTCACGCCAGTGTTCGCGCTGGTGTTCGGCGTGGTGCTGCTGAACGAACCGCTCACGCTGCAGCTGGTGCTGGCCTTGGTGGGTGTGGCAATCGGCATCGTTCTCGTGTCGAAGCGCTGA
- a CDS encoding tripartite tricarboxylate transporter substrate binding protein yields MPSSDRSVSRRQALTLAASSAAAVAVPGLLSSAAWAQDKFPSRPITLIAPWPAGGSSDGVMRALAQSASKALGVPVIIDNKPGVGGTLGASAMVQAKPDGYTLTQLPLGIYRLPHMQTTPFDPVKDITHIVCLTGYTFGLACTADAPFKTLKEMVAYAKANPGKLEYGHTGTGTTPHLAIEEFSEKAGIQLNPIPFKGSAEIMTAILGGHIRMMSGTTEFAPHVQSGKLRLLATLGRERNKAFPDVPTVKESGWDTITESPFGIGGPKGMDPAVVKVLHDAFKSTLDDPEVKATFDKFYQPTIYMNTADYTAYAARTFAAEKNTIERLGLSKKN; encoded by the coding sequence ATGCCGTCCAGCGACCGTTCCGTCAGCCGCCGCCAGGCGCTCACCCTGGCTGCCAGCAGCGCCGCTGCGGTGGCCGTGCCTGGCCTGCTCAGCAGCGCGGCGTGGGCGCAAGACAAGTTTCCCTCGCGCCCCATCACCCTGATCGCGCCCTGGCCCGCCGGCGGCAGCAGCGACGGCGTGATGCGCGCGCTGGCCCAGAGCGCGAGCAAAGCCCTGGGCGTGCCGGTGATCATCGACAACAAGCCCGGCGTGGGTGGCACGCTGGGCGCCAGCGCCATGGTGCAGGCCAAGCCCGATGGCTACACCCTCACGCAGCTGCCGCTGGGCATCTACCGCCTGCCGCACATGCAGACCACGCCCTTCGACCCGGTGAAGGACATCACCCACATCGTCTGCCTCACCGGCTACACCTTTGGCCTGGCCTGCACCGCCGACGCACCGTTCAAGACGCTCAAGGAGATGGTGGCCTACGCCAAGGCCAACCCGGGCAAGCTGGAATACGGTCACACCGGAACGGGCACCACGCCGCACCTGGCCATTGAAGAGTTCAGCGAGAAGGCCGGCATCCAGCTCAATCCGATTCCGTTCAAGGGCTCGGCCGAAATCATGACCGCCATCCTGGGGGGCCACATCCGCATGATGAGCGGCACCACCGAATTTGCCCCGCATGTGCAGAGTGGCAAGCTGCGCCTGCTGGCCACGCTCGGGCGGGAGCGCAACAAGGCTTTCCCCGATGTGCCCACGGTGAAGGAGAGCGGCTGGGACACCATCACCGAATCGCCCTTCGGCATCGGTGGCCCCAAGGGCATGGACCCGGCCGTGGTGAAGGTGCTGCACGATGCGTTCAAGTCCACGCTGGACGACCCCGAAGTCAAGGCCACCTTCGACAAGTTCTACCAGCCCACGATTTACATGAACACGGCCGACTACACGGCCTATGCGGCACGCACGTTTGCAGCGGAGAAGAACACGATCGAGCGCCTTGGGTTGTCGAAGAAGAACTGA
- a CDS encoding acetoacetate--CoA ligase: MNETNPPPFVPQIRLYQQWLAERRGLHFDNYDALWRWSTTDLEAFWQSIWDYFDMRSPTAHTAVLERNVMPGAKWFVGAKVNYAQQVFRHVQPAHDAGFMAIVSRNEKGRHVEMSWPELRRQVASLALHLQAQGVQPGDRVAAYLPNIPEAMVAFLATVSIGAVWSICAPDMGTHAVLDRFRQIEPVVLIACDGVTYGARDFDRLAVVAELRAALPTVRHVVLHTNLATDADDPTDAADRALQAGAPCVDFAQATARMDAAVAQFEPLWLPFDHPLWIVYSSGTTGLPKPIVHGHGGTTIVALALKILHNDIGCSYEPNSWGERYHWYSSTGWVMWNAQTGGLLGGTTCVIYDGNPGGSKDKPDWTTLWRFAAEQGVTFFGAGAAFFANCLKAGVDLSTCGDLSAVRALGTTGSPLSEDAQRWGASQFAVIAQSEAQRDIWWCNISGGTDFAGAFIGGNRDLPQTPGRMQCRLMGCAVEAWNEQGLPVIDEVGELVCTQPIPSMPLYFVGDVDNKRLLGSYFDMYPTGHGRKPGGGDLDAAAGAVWRHGDWLRIHPDGSCVIYGRSDATINRHGLRMGTSELYSAVEALPEVMDSMVVDLEYLGRESYMPLFVVLREGVVLDEATRQRITDSIRTALSPRFVPNDVFQVAEIPRTLSGKKQELPIKKLLLGQPLEKVINKEAMANPGCLDWYVDFAARRRAD, translated from the coding sequence ATGAACGAGACAAACCCACCCCCCTTCGTCCCGCAAATCAGGCTCTACCAGCAGTGGCTGGCCGAACGGCGCGGCCTGCATTTCGACAACTACGACGCCCTCTGGCGCTGGTCCACCACCGACCTGGAAGCGTTCTGGCAAAGCATCTGGGACTACTTCGACATGCGCTCTCCCACGGCGCACACCGCCGTGCTGGAGCGCAACGTGATGCCCGGTGCGAAGTGGTTTGTGGGCGCGAAGGTGAACTACGCGCAGCAGGTTTTTCGCCACGTGCAGCCCGCGCACGATGCCGGGTTCATGGCCATCGTGAGCCGCAATGAAAAGGGCCGCCACGTGGAGATGAGCTGGCCCGAGTTGCGCCGCCAGGTGGCATCGCTGGCGCTGCACCTGCAGGCCCAGGGCGTGCAGCCCGGCGACCGAGTGGCCGCTTATTTGCCCAACATCCCCGAAGCCATGGTGGCCTTTCTGGCCACGGTGAGCATTGGCGCCGTGTGGAGCATCTGCGCGCCCGACATGGGCACCCACGCCGTGCTCGACCGCTTCCGCCAGATCGAGCCGGTGGTGCTGATTGCCTGCGACGGCGTGACCTACGGCGCGCGCGACTTCGACCGCCTGGCCGTGGTGGCCGAGCTGCGCGCGGCGCTGCCCACGGTGCGCCATGTGGTGCTGCACACCAATCTGGCGACCGATGCCGATGACCCGACGGACGCCGCCGACCGCGCGCTGCAGGCCGGCGCACCCTGCGTCGATTTCGCCCAGGCCACGGCGCGCATGGACGCGGCCGTGGCGCAGTTCGAACCGCTGTGGCTGCCGTTCGATCACCCGCTGTGGATCGTGTATTCGAGCGGCACCACCGGCCTGCCCAAACCCATCGTGCACGGCCACGGCGGCACCACCATCGTGGCGCTGGCGCTCAAGATCCTGCACAACGACATTGGCTGCAGCTATGAGCCCAACAGCTGGGGCGAGCGCTACCACTGGTACAGCTCCACCGGCTGGGTGATGTGGAACGCACAGACCGGCGGCCTGCTCGGCGGCACCACCTGCGTGATCTATGACGGCAACCCCGGCGGTTCCAAAGACAAGCCCGACTGGACCACGCTGTGGCGATTCGCGGCCGAGCAGGGCGTGACCTTCTTCGGCGCGGGCGCGGCGTTTTTCGCGAACTGCCTCAAGGCCGGCGTGGACCTGTCGACCTGCGGCGATCTCTCGGCCGTGCGCGCCCTGGGCACCACGGGGTCGCCCTTGTCGGAGGACGCGCAGCGTTGGGGCGCTTCGCAGTTCGCGGTCATCGCACAGAGCGAAGCACAGCGCGACATCTGGTGGTGCAATATTTCTGGAGGTACCGACTTCGCCGGCGCTTTCATTGGCGGCAACCGCGACCTGCCACAAACACCGGGCCGCATGCAATGCCGCCTCATGGGCTGCGCGGTGGAAGCCTGGAACGAGCAGGGCCTGCCGGTGATCGACGAGGTGGGCGAGCTGGTGTGCACGCAGCCCATCCCGTCGATGCCGCTGTACTTCGTGGGTGATGTGGATAACAAGCGCCTGCTCGGCAGTTACTTCGACATGTACCCGACGGGCCACGGCCGCAAGCCCGGTGGTGGTGACCTCGACGCAGCCGCCGGCGCCGTCTGGCGACACGGCGACTGGCTGCGCATCCACCCCGACGGCTCGTGCGTGATCTATGGCCGCTCGGACGCCACCATCAACCGCCACGGCTTGCGCATGGGCACCAGCGAGCTCTACAGCGCGGTCGAAGCGCTGCCCGAGGTGATGGACTCGATGGTGGTCGATCTGGAGTACCTCGGGCGTGAAAGCTACATGCCGCTCTTCGTGGTGCTGCGCGAGGGCGTGGTGCTCGATGAGGCCACGCGCCAGCGCATCACCGACAGCATCCGCACCGCGCTCTCGCCACGCTTCGTGCCCAACGATGTGTTCCAGGTGGCCGAGATCCCGCGCACGCTCTCGGGCAAGAAGCAGGAGCTGCCGATCAAGAAGTTGCTGCTCGGCCAGCCGCTGGAGAAGGTCATCAACAAGGAGGCCATGGCCAACCCGGGTTGCCTGGACTGGTACGTGGACTTCGCCGCGCGTCGTCGAGCAGACTGA
- a CDS encoding flavin reductase family protein, translating into MPSERSLPTQARAPDFSVREFRASLGMFATGVTIVTARTDSGELVGLTANSFNSVSLSPPLVLWSLGKAAGSMAAFSNGRHYAINVLAADQQALAEQFAAKDTDRWAGVAFREGGNGAPLLHGAAATFECFNRSQYAEGDHVIFVGEVERCAHRAEASPLLFHGGRFYTEHPL; encoded by the coding sequence ATGCCTTCTGAACGCTCGCTTCCCACCCAGGCCCGTGCCCCCGACTTCTCAGTGCGGGAGTTCCGTGCCTCGCTGGGCATGTTCGCCACCGGGGTGACCATCGTCACCGCGCGCACCGACAGCGGCGAGCTGGTGGGGCTGACCGCCAACTCGTTCAACTCGGTCTCGCTGAGCCCGCCGCTGGTGCTCTGGAGCCTGGGCAAGGCGGCCGGCTCGATGGCTGCGTTTTCCAACGGACGGCACTACGCCATCAACGTGCTGGCCGCCGACCAGCAGGCGCTGGCCGAACAGTTTGCGGCCAAGGACACCGACCGCTGGGCCGGGGTGGCGTTTCGAGAAGGCGGCAACGGCGCACCCTTGCTCCACGGTGCCGCCGCCACCTTCGAGTGCTTCAACCGAAGCCAGTACGCCGAGGGCGACCATGTGATCTTCGTGGGCGAGGTGGAGCGCTGCGCGCACCGCGCCGAGGCCTCGCCGCTGCTGTTCCACGGCGGGCGCTTCTACACCGAACACCCGCTCTGA
- a CDS encoding M14 family murein peptide amidase A — protein sequence MHRTLLRAKQQTPLAVLVMFVGVCLLATGARATSPLRGPPHHRTSVPAAAAPCVHLSARLPHMGRALCDAAGLMPTEGRSTQGRTLYARDVVAPQARLRVLVVGAIHGDEMSSASVALHWIQHALNDPADAHWRFIPVLNPDGLLARPAQRVNARGVDLNRNFPTPHWEREAKVYWEQRTRKDPRRWPGPSPLSEPESRFLHDEMARFQPHLIVSIHAPYGVLDFDGPGAPPPKLGRLYLDQVGIFPGSLGNYGGVHRGMPVVTIELANAFRAPLESEMRQMWMDLQRWMVERLRP from the coding sequence ATGCACCGCACCCTGCTCCGCGCGAAACAGCAGACGCCACTGGCCGTCCTCGTGATGTTCGTCGGTGTGTGCTTGCTGGCCACGGGCGCACGGGCCACCTCGCCGCTGCGCGGGCCGCCACACCACCGCACCTCCGTGCCAGCCGCCGCGGCGCCCTGTGTGCACCTCTCGGCCCGCCTGCCGCACATGGGGCGCGCGCTCTGTGATGCGGCCGGCCTGATGCCCACAGAGGGCCGCTCGACGCAGGGCCGCACGCTGTATGCGCGCGACGTGGTGGCGCCGCAGGCGCGGCTGCGGGTTCTGGTGGTGGGCGCCATCCACGGCGACGAAATGTCGTCGGCCTCGGTGGCCCTGCACTGGATCCAGCACGCGCTCAATGACCCTGCCGATGCCCACTGGCGCTTCATTCCCGTGCTCAACCCGGACGGCCTTCTGGCGCGACCCGCCCAGCGCGTGAATGCAAGAGGCGTGGACCTCAACCGCAACTTTCCCACCCCCCACTGGGAACGGGAAGCCAAGGTGTACTGGGAGCAACGCACCCGAAAGGACCCGCGCCGCTGGCCCGGGCCCAGCCCACTGTCCGAACCCGAGTCGCGCTTTCTGCACGACGAGATGGCGCGCTTTCAGCCGCACCTGATCGTGAGCATCCACGCCCCCTACGGCGTGCTCGACTTCGACGGACCGGGCGCCCCACCGCCCAAGCTCGGACGCCTCTACCTCGACCAGGTGGGCATCTTTCCCGGGAGCCTGGGCAACTACGGCGGCGTGCACCGCGGCATGCCCGTGGTCACGATCGAGCTGGCCAACGCCTTTCGCGCGCCGCTGGAGAGCGAAATGCGGCAGATGTGGATGGATCTGCAGCGCTGGATGGTGGAGCGCCTGCGGCCCTGA
- a CDS encoding penicillin acylase family protein, which produces MFSPAIRANLVLAGSLLFIPPSSQAAEIVRDKFGVPHVYGDSVPDAFFGCGYAVDEDRLFQLEMRRRQATGQLAAVLGTEVKGATGGGAVNLVALDVQMGRRIQADT; this is translated from the coding sequence ATGTTCTCACCTGCAATTCGCGCCAACCTTGTTTTGGCTGGCTCGCTTCTCTTCATCCCCCCCTCGTCGCAAGCGGCCGAAATCGTGCGCGACAAGTTCGGCGTCCCGCACGTGTACGGCGACAGCGTGCCCGACGCTTTCTTCGGCTGTGGCTACGCCGTGGACGAAGACCGCCTGTTCCAGCTGGAGATGCGCAGACGCCAGGCCACGGGGCAGCTCGCAGCCGTTCTCGGCACCGAAGTCAAGGGCGCAACGGGTGGTGGCGCGGTGAATCTGGTCGCCCTGGACGTGCAGATGGGTCGACGCATACAAGCCGACACATAA
- a CDS encoding D-amino acid dehydrogenase: MQVTVLGAGIIGVSTAWHLLQRGHEVTLVDRQPDAALETSFANAAQISVSYCEPWANKDAPLKTLKWMFSDESPLLFRPQLDWAQWRWGLQFLAQCNDAAFERNVAQLVALGSYSHAALKAVVADTGIEYHRLERGIAHYYTDQKSFDGAAEAAAVMQRFGVKRRVVSRNELLTIEPALRAFADRIVGGTYTQSDESGDARTFTQQLAARCGQRGARLMFGHDIERLDSDGREIREVRVRDRQSGVARVLKADAFVVACGSYTTPLLKSIGVNVPIYPGKGYSATLPLLKPEQAPSVSMIDDQLKIAVSRLGNQLRVAGTIELGGFDLSLDTPLAKKRCEMLVHRIEQVFPGVADTRTPEQGGDPQFWCGLRPATPTNIPLIGRLPLRNLWINAGHGTLGWTHGAGSGKALAELIHGEQPAMDFGFQGVPPQAPRASTRFSVAPPPTRA, translated from the coding sequence ATGCAAGTCACCGTATTGGGCGCGGGCATCATCGGCGTGAGCACCGCGTGGCACCTGCTGCAGCGCGGGCACGAGGTCACCCTGGTCGACAGGCAGCCCGACGCTGCGCTGGAGACCAGCTTTGCCAACGCGGCACAGATCTCGGTGAGCTACTGCGAGCCCTGGGCCAACAAGGACGCGCCGCTCAAGACCTTGAAGTGGATGTTCTCCGACGAGTCGCCCCTGCTGTTCCGCCCGCAGCTGGATTGGGCGCAATGGCGCTGGGGTCTGCAATTTCTGGCGCAATGCAACGACGCTGCCTTCGAGCGCAACGTGGCACAACTCGTGGCACTGGGCTCCTACAGCCACGCCGCGCTCAAGGCCGTGGTGGCCGACACCGGCATCGAGTACCACCGGCTGGAACGCGGCATCGCCCACTACTACACGGACCAGAAATCCTTCGACGGCGCCGCCGAGGCCGCCGCCGTGATGCAGCGTTTCGGCGTCAAGCGCCGCGTGGTCTCGCGCAACGAGCTGCTCACCATCGAGCCCGCGCTGCGCGCCTTTGCCGATCGGATTGTGGGCGGCACCTACACGCAGAGCGACGAGTCCGGCGACGCACGCACCTTCACGCAACAACTGGCTGCCCGGTGCGGCCAGCGCGGCGCGAGGCTGATGTTCGGCCACGACATCGAGCGCCTGGACAGCGATGGGCGCGAAATCCGCGAGGTGCGTGTGCGCGACCGCCAGAGCGGTGTGGCGCGCGTGCTCAAGGCCGACGCCTTTGTGGTGGCCTGCGGCTCCTACACCACGCCGCTGCTCAAGTCGATCGGCGTGAACGTGCCGATCTACCCGGGCAAGGGCTACAGCGCAACGCTGCCCCTGCTCAAGCCCGAACAGGCGCCCAGCGTGAGCATGATCGACGACCAGCTCAAAATCGCCGTCTCGCGCCTGGGCAACCAGCTGCGCGTGGCCGGCACGATCGAACTCGGCGGTTTTGATCTCTCGCTGGACACGCCGCTGGCGAAGAAGCGTTGCGAGATGCTGGTGCACCGCATCGAACAGGTGTTCCCCGGCGTGGCCGACACCCGCACACCCGAACAAGGCGGTGATCCGCAGTTCTGGTGCGGCCTGCGCCCGGCCACACCGACCAACATTCCCCTGATCGGCCGGTTGCCGCTGAGAAACCTCTGGATCAACGCCGGCCACGGCACCTTGGGCTGGACCCACGGCGCAGGCTCCGGCAAGGCCCTGGCCGAGTTGATTCATGGGGAGCAACCCGCCATGGACTTTGGCTTTCAGGGCGTGCCACCGCAGGCACCTCGCGCCTCAACGCGGTTCAGCGTCGCCCCGCCACCCACGCGGGCCTGA
- a CDS encoding LysR family transcriptional regulator ArgP yields MSTFDPDALECLAAIIEEGGFERAAQRLSITQSAVSQRLRALEAQVGTVLIVRSRPLKPTPAGQLMLKHAKMMRLLRADLEKDLKELAPSSTGSGREEERISVAINADSIATWALPALDALAQNGLPIEIITDDQEFTHEWLREGQVLGCVTSLGQALRGCKMEALGTMDYVAVARADFAAQHLPKGLSAHNFHKVPFVAFNRKDNLQHGFVMKAFGLPRVMLKQLFVPSSEGQVRAVQAGWGVSVLPELRVRELIESGELVNLAPRHRLGVALYWHCWNLSSDVLDALSTALRTAAADNLRPGSDARPSKS; encoded by the coding sequence ATGAGCACCTTCGATCCCGATGCCCTTGAATGCCTGGCCGCCATCATTGAAGAGGGCGGCTTCGAGCGCGCCGCGCAGCGCCTGTCCATCACGCAATCGGCCGTGTCGCAGCGGTTGCGGGCCCTGGAGGCGCAGGTCGGCACCGTGCTCATCGTGCGAAGCCGTCCGCTCAAGCCCACGCCGGCCGGCCAGCTCATGCTCAAGCACGCCAAGATGATGCGGCTGCTGCGCGCTGATCTGGAAAAAGACCTCAAGGAACTCGCGCCCAGCTCCACCGGCAGCGGCCGCGAGGAAGAGCGCATTTCGGTGGCGATCAACGCCGACAGCATCGCCACCTGGGCACTGCCGGCGCTGGACGCGCTGGCGCAGAACGGCCTGCCGATTGAAATCATCACCGACGATCAGGAGTTCACCCACGAGTGGCTGCGCGAAGGTCAGGTGCTCGGCTGCGTCACCTCTCTCGGGCAGGCCTTGCGGGGCTGCAAGATGGAAGCGCTGGGCACCATGGACTACGTGGCCGTGGCACGCGCCGACTTTGCCGCGCAGCACCTGCCCAAAGGCCTGAGCGCGCACAACTTCCACAAGGTTCCGTTCGTGGCCTTCAACCGCAAGGACAACCTGCAACACGGTTTCGTGATGAAGGCCTTTGGCCTGCCGCGCGTGATGCTCAAGCAACTCTTCGTGCCATCCAGCGAAGGCCAGGTGCGCGCCGTGCAGGCGGGCTGGGGTGTGAGCGTGTTGCCCGAGCTGCGGGTGCGCGAGCTGATCGAATCGGGCGAGCTGGTCAATCTGGCGCCACGCCATCGGCTGGGTGTGGCCTTGTACTGGCATTGCTGGAACCTGAGCTCCGACGTGCTGGACGCCCTGAGCACCGCGTTGCGCACGGCGGCGGCCGACAACCTGCGACCCGGCAGCGACGCCCGGCCGTCGAAGTCGTGA